A stretch of the Schistocerca serialis cubense isolate TAMUIC-IGC-003099 chromosome 2, iqSchSeri2.2, whole genome shotgun sequence genome encodes the following:
- the LOC126456128 gene encoding uncharacterized protein LOC126456128: MNVEYANAEGLGYGSLKFRLTVFLSYEGNEKIQKKTLIVKTVLESGQLKDLTEKCGVFKVEAEMLFDVMPKIHEQLAVLEGEEFRPLGASCYQWGREPATYIVLEDLSPTGFRLAQAGQPLDLKPCAVTLRAYARLHAASAYLLTKQPRYKEKFCVHMFTEENFLQHLAPGAKMSLKALANELDKCSGYEQYSERYRALAECFLDVACERMEQIKTQTNLSVLTHGDCWKNNMMFKYVNGEVSEVCLVDFQAIQSQDKRLKDHLHKSSENG, translated from the coding sequence ATGAATGTCGAGTACGCAAATGCTGAAGGACTTGGCTATGGAAGTCTCAAGTTCAGACTCACTGTGTTCCTGAGCTATGAAGGCAATGAGAAGATTCAGAAGAAAACCCTGATAGTGAAAACAGTTCTTGAGTCTGGTCAGCTGAAGGATCTGACAGAAAAATGCGGTGTTTTCAAGGTCGAAGCAGAAATGTTGTTCGATGTCATGCCAAAGATCCATGAGCAGTTGGCGGTGCTGGAGGGTGAAGAGTTCCGGCCACTGGGAGCCAGTTGCTACCAATGGGGCCGGGAGCCCGCGACTTACATCGTGCTGGAGGACCTCTCACCTACTGGCTTCAGGCTGGCTCAGGCTGGCCAACCGCTAGACTTGAAACCCTGTGCAGTGACGCTGCGAGCATACGCTCGGCTGCACGCCGCTTCAGCCTACCTGCTCACTAAACAGCCCCGCTACAAGGAGAAGTTCTGTGTACACATGTTCACAGAGGAAAACTTTCTGCAGCATTTGGCACCTGGAGCCAAAATGTCATTGAAAGCACTAGCAAACGAGTTAGACAAATGTTCTGGCTACGAGCAATATTCAGAAAGATACAGGGCATTGGCTGAATGCTTTCTCGACGTTGCATGCGAAAGAATGGAGCAGATCAAGACGCAAACAAATCTTTCAGTTTTGACTCACGGTGACTGCTGGAAGAACAACATGATGTTTAAATATGTGAATGGAGAAGTTTCAGAAGTCTGCCTGGTTGATTTTCAG